In one window of Oryza sativa Japonica Group chromosome 9, ASM3414082v1 DNA:
- the LOC136351837 gene encoding acidic leucine-rich nuclear phosphoprotein 32-related protein-like, translating into MVVLVHHQAYWSNLPNEDAMVLQDGSTNTKHAKTDLIGCIGDGCSHADAFLPSCVVLMDTNAARDCDLRLLRSVSELISLDFVADEEEVEDTEEDEYIDEDGDSDDDEDEGEEDDDDEGEEDDDEHRSENDDNDGAETGRSGEQADAATDVTCCKGDDTNEGIGSGGKGADDVTGCNGDDTNEGIASGGKGADDVIGKGKQVDEGIGFGDKDKHEEKQAPNAAAQNVPESEKQPVQKAEKYPFLTTTIDSHEVPNFNLGFDSSQEVVQTPKGQEATGTSRGKEFPRIITNEDYGSFTTEDYEKVGREADEAIASKSATKSPVAEVISKEPIADDCEVEEEIPVPHEYN; encoded by the exons AtggtcgtcctcgtccaccaCCAAGCCTACTGGTCCAATCTACCCAACGAGGATGCCATGGTGTTGCAAGATGGATCTACAAACACGAAGCATGCCAAAACCGATCTAATCGGATGCATAGGAGACGGCTGCAGCCACGCCGATGCCTTCCTGCCGTCCTGCGTCGTGCTGATGGACACCAACGCCGCCCGCGACtgcgacctccgcctcctccgctccgtctCAGAATTAATCTCTCTTG atttTGTTGCTGATGAAGAAGAAGTGGAAGACACTGAGGAAGATGAATATATTGATGAAGATGGagattctgatgatgatgaggatgaaggagaagaagatgacgatgatgaaggagaagaagatgacgatgaGCATAGGTCAGaaaatgatgacaatgatggtGCTGAAACTGGAAGGAGTGGTGAGCAGGCTGATGCTGCAACTGATGTTACTTGTTGCAAAGGAGATGACACAAATGAAGGGATTGGCAGCGGAGGCAAAGGCGCTGATGATGTTACTGGATGCAATGGAGATGACACAAATGAAGGGATTGCCAGCGGAGGCAAAGGCGCTGATGATGTTATTGGAAAAGGGAAACAAGTAGATGAAGGGattgggtttggagacaaggacaAACATGAAGAAAAGCAAGCACCCAATGCTGCAGCACAAAATGTTCCAGAATCAGAGAAGCAACCAGTGCAAAAGGCAGAAAAATATCCTTTCCTAACAACAACCATTGATTCACATGAAGTTCCAAACTTCAATCTTGGTTTTGATAGCTCTCAGGAAGTTGTGCAAACACCAAAGGGGCAAGAAGCAACAGGAACATCTCGAGGTAAAGAATTTCCTAGAATTATCACAAATGAGGACTATGGAAGTTTTACTACTGAAGACTATGAAAAGGTTGGGAGAGAAGCAGACGAGGCCATTGCCAGCAAATCTGCCACAAAATCACCTGTCGCTGAAGTAATCTCCAAGGAACCTATTGCTGATGATTGTGAAGTAGAAGAAGAAATACCTGTGCCCCATGAGTACAATTAA
- the LOC136351838 gene encoding golgin candidate 1-like, with the protein MKSDPPITQRRSPRQHTVQGGGGPKIRPDPQPQTSNPTRQTGSRKRKLVLDNDEGDDDKSGDKGSPNKFPKRTMPKKKLAGRQMPKIRTSSRKPSDIDPTGKDPNPAVTEPNLSKDAEPTAENQPTAESQPTGAHALGDKADPSDRPPTGDQSATAETATTQEPPTGNQSDVGPDEEIPEVEAQTTTSQGPEAGKDSMIGSLNKEQGSPHVQPGTSSGTLGDDEEAIPRIKAADDSRPPILLKWWDENSQVAGIVINRQKEDEEVCQLKKALGEATLRDQLHEAKEYAKKTEKELRDRIAQLQDSNFELSGSSKAQATRMAQMEKQIEALKRDKVELAAQRDSALKEVEDGTSEEAALDLISNAQSAADKIASDVVEQFRNNDLQPSDNNSDGERTDSD; encoded by the exons atgaaatctgatcccCCAATCACTCAGCGCCGGTCGCCTCGTCAGCACACcgttcagggaggtggagggccaaaaatcagaccagatccgcaacctcaaacctccaatcCAACTAGACAGACAGGTTCTCGCAAGAGAAAACTGGTGCTCGACAACGATGAAGGTGACGACGATAAATCTGGGGACAAGGGCTCGCCTAATAAATTCCCAAAGCGTACCATGCCCaagaaaaaactggctggccgtcaaatgccaaagattagaacatcttccag gaaaccatctgacatagatccaactggaaaagatcctAATCCGGCTGTGACGGAACCAAATTTATCCAAAGACGCTGAGCCGACTGCCGAAAAtcagccgactgccgaaagccagccgaccgGCGCCCATGCTTTGGGTGATAAGGCCGATCCGAGTGACCGGCCACCAACTGGAGACCAGTCGGCAACAGCTGAAACTGCAACAAcacaagagcccccgactggaaaccagtcggatgtaggtCCCGATGAAGAAATCCCTGAAGTTGAAGCGCAGACGACAACTTCCcaaggaccagaggctggtaaAGACTCAATGATTGGGTCTCTAAATAAAGAACAAGGATCACCTCATGTCCAGCCAGGAACATCCTCAG gaacactaggcgatgacgaagaagcaattcctcgcataaaggcggctgatgactcccgtcctcctatcttgctcaaatggtgggacgagaactcgcAAGTTGCCGGCATCGTTATaaatcgtcaaaaagaagatgaggaagtgtgccagctgaagaaagcacttggagaagccactc ttagggaccagctgcatgaggccaaggagtatgccaaaaagacagagaaggaGTTAAGGGACCGAATTGCCCAGCTCCAGGATTCGAACTTCGAGctaagtggttcatcaaaag cgcaagctaCCAGGATGGCTCAAATGGAGAAACAGATTGAAGCCTTGAAAAGAGACAAAGTAGAACTAGCTGCGCAAAGGGACTCGGCCTTGAAagaggttgaag acgggacaagtgaagaagctgctcttgatcttatcagtaaTGCTCAAAGTGCagctgacaagattgcaagcGATGTTGTAGAGCAATTCCGCAACAACGACCTTCAGCCGAGCGATAATAACTCTGATGGtgaaaggactgattctgactga